In a genomic window of uncultured Flavobacterium sp.:
- a CDS encoding RagB/SusD family nutrient uptake outer membrane protein — MKLKNKITVLGLSFLAFTSCTDLDTTNSEYLRGDQYPETTEQAINLATPVFAKTQGMLDGGGWWFTQELSSDEAVCPTRGADWDDGGKWRALSKHTWGPQTEAVTQLWGMIYSAVPQANYAVETLTPASATNPKVAKVLAQVKVSRAYYYYLAIDNFGDVPFPTTFTGADEFPKKTSRAEVFAAIVKDIEDNVALLPKQGDEGVVRSDITQGMGYTLLAKLYLNAKVYTGTAMWEKAIAACDKVLALGYSLEANPLAPFVTQNENCKENIYTIAYDQDKVKGFNLHMRTLIDLSQQTFNMSTAPWNGFATLEAHYNSFPAGDKRLAGILVGQQKTKAGDNIQDPKSGNANLVFTANIPNLQMALGTNTQEQIRMAGARPVKWEIAAGAKENLSNDFPLFRLADVKLMKAEALVWLNGAGAGDALVNEIKGRAGIAQTGGYTLNDILAERGREMMWEGHRRQDLIRNGKFENTWWEKSDTDPNHRLFPIPTYAINANQNLLPQNPGY, encoded by the coding sequence ATGAAACTAAAAAATAAAATAACAGTATTAGGTTTAAGCTTTTTAGCTTTTACTTCTTGTACTGATCTGGATACAACAAATAGCGAGTATTTGAGAGGAGATCAATATCCTGAAACAACAGAACAAGCTATTAATCTTGCGACTCCTGTTTTTGCTAAAACACAAGGAATGCTTGATGGTGGCGGATGGTGGTTTACTCAGGAATTAAGTTCTGATGAGGCAGTTTGTCCTACAAGAGGAGCTGACTGGGATGATGGTGGTAAATGGAGAGCTTTATCAAAACATACTTGGGGACCTCAAACTGAAGCAGTAACTCAATTATGGGGAATGATTTATTCAGCAGTGCCACAAGCTAATTATGCTGTTGAAACTTTAACACCGGCTTCTGCGACAAATCCAAAAGTAGCTAAAGTATTAGCTCAGGTAAAAGTGTCAAGAGCTTACTACTATTATTTGGCTATTGACAATTTTGGAGACGTTCCGTTTCCAACCACTTTTACAGGTGCAGATGAGTTTCCTAAAAAGACATCCAGAGCAGAAGTTTTTGCAGCTATTGTTAAGGATATTGAGGATAATGTAGCATTATTACCAAAACAAGGAGATGAAGGTGTTGTAAGAAGTGATATCACTCAAGGTATGGGATATACGCTTTTGGCTAAATTATATTTGAATGCAAAAGTTTATACAGGTACAGCAATGTGGGAAAAAGCAATTGCAGCTTGTGATAAAGTTTTAGCATTAGGTTATTCATTAGAAGCTAATCCTTTGGCACCTTTTGTAACTCAAAATGAGAATTGTAAAGAGAATATCTACACAATTGCTTACGATCAGGATAAAGTAAAAGGATTCAATCTTCACATGCGTACTTTGATCGATTTGTCACAACAGACTTTCAATATGAGTACAGCTCCATGGAACGGATTTGCAACTCTTGAAGCACATTACAATTCATTCCCGGCTGGTGACAAAAGATTAGCAGGAATTCTTGTTGGTCAACAAAAAACAAAAGCAGGAGATAATATTCAGGATCCTAAATCTGGGAATGCAAACCTGGTTTTTACAGCTAATATTCCAAATCTGCAAATGGCTTTAGGTACTAATACGCAAGAGCAAATTAGAATGGCAGGAGCAAGACCAGTAAAATGGGAAATTGCTGCAGGAGCAAAAGAAAACTTGAGTAATGATTTTCCTCTTTTCAGATTGGCAGATGTTAAGTTAATGAAAGCAGAAGCATTAGTTTGGTTAAACGGTGCGGGAGCTGGAGATGCTTTAGTAAATGAAATTAAAGGAAGAGCTGGAATTGCACAAACAGGCGGATATACATTAAACGATATTTTAGCTGAAAGAGGTAGAGAAATGATGTGGGAAGGACACCGTCGTCAGGATTTGATCCGTAACGGTAAATTTGAAAACACTTGGTGGGAGAAATCAGATACTGATCCTAACCATAGATTGTTTCCAATTCCTACATATGCAATTAATGCAAACCAAAATTTATTGCCACAAAACCCAGGATATTAA
- a CDS encoding MFS transporter — translation MSKNSTKGIWKVISASSMGTMIEWYDFYIFGSLAVVISTKFFPSDNPTAAFLSTLATFAAGFVVRPFGALFFGRLGDIIGRKYTFMATLLLMGGSTFLIGCIPSYETIGFLAPLLVLILRLLQGLALGGEYGGAATYVAEHAPVGQKGYWTSWIQTTATIGLFISLMVILATKNVLSAEAFDSWGWRVPFWVSIVMVGVSYLIRKNMDESPVFAKAKKEGKTSTNPLKESFGNRYNLKFVLLALFGATMGQGVVWYTGQFYAMSFMKTVMNIDSSQVDGLLGIALLIGTPFFIVFGWLSDKVGRKYIMMGGMLLAILFYRPIYKMMYNTTDVSYKSEIVEQTTQNVETAKNNNIITTISKTYTDGTSYIEKRTDFADKKKSQSTITININSGDEWTLIFLVFIQVLFVTMVYGPIAAFLVEMFPAKIRYTSMSLPYHVGNGIFGGLLPAISTYFVTHSKAAGKSDFYLDGLWYPIIIASVCFIIGMIYIDNKNKINHL, via the coding sequence ATGAGTAAAAATTCTACAAAAGGCATTTGGAAAGTAATTTCGGCCTCGTCAATGGGAACAATGATTGAATGGTACGATTTCTATATTTTTGGGAGTTTAGCTGTTGTAATTTCCACTAAATTCTTTCCAAGTGACAATCCTACTGCGGCTTTTTTATCAACGTTAGCCACTTTTGCGGCAGGATTTGTAGTTCGTCCTTTTGGAGCTTTATTTTTTGGAAGACTTGGCGATATCATTGGTCGGAAATATACTTTTATGGCGACTTTATTATTAATGGGAGGTTCTACATTTTTAATTGGCTGTATTCCCAGTTATGAAACTATTGGTTTTCTTGCGCCTTTATTAGTTTTGATTCTTCGTTTATTACAAGGACTTGCTCTTGGTGGCGAATATGGAGGTGCAGCTACTTATGTTGCAGAACATGCTCCGGTTGGACAAAAAGGATATTGGACTTCCTGGATTCAAACTACCGCTACAATTGGTCTATTTATCTCCTTAATGGTTATTCTTGCTACTAAAAACGTGCTTTCTGCTGAAGCTTTTGATTCCTGGGGATGGCGTGTTCCGTTTTGGGTTTCTATTGTAATGGTTGGTGTCTCGTATTTGATTCGGAAAAATATGGACGAATCTCCTGTCTTCGCTAAAGCAAAAAAAGAAGGAAAAACGAGCACAAATCCGTTAAAAGAAAGTTTTGGAAATCGATACAATCTGAAATTTGTATTACTCGCATTGTTTGGCGCTACAATGGGACAAGGCGTTGTTTGGTATACTGGACAGTTTTACGCCATGAGTTTTATGAAAACTGTGATGAATATAGATTCGTCTCAAGTTGATGGATTATTGGGAATTGCACTTTTAATTGGAACACCATTTTTCATAGTTTTTGGATGGCTGAGCGACAAAGTTGGTCGAAAATATATTATGATGGGCGGAATGCTTCTTGCCATTTTATTCTACAGACCAATCTATAAAATGATGTACAATACAACGGATGTAAGTTACAAATCTGAAATTGTAGAACAAACCACACAAAATGTTGAAACAGCAAAAAATAATAACATAATTACCACTATTTCAAAAACCTATACGGATGGAACTTCGTATATCGAAAAGAGAACAGACTTTGCTGATAAGAAAAAATCTCAAAGCACTATCACTATAAATATCAATTCCGGCGATGAATGGACTTTAATTTTTTTAGTTTTTATTCAGGTTTTATTTGTTACAATGGTTTATGGTCCAATTGCCGCATTTTTAGTTGAAATGTTTCCAGCTAAAATCAGATATACTTCAATGTCACTTCCTTATCATGTAGGAAATGGAATTTTTGGAGGTTTACTGCCGGCAATCTCAACTTACTTTGTAACGCATTCAAAAGCAGCCGGAAAAAGCGATTTTTATCTTGACGGACTTTGGTATCCTATTATTATTGCTTCGGTCTGCTTTATAATTGGAATGATTTATATAGACAACAAAAATAAAATTAATCATCTTTAA
- a CDS encoding DUF5074 domain-containing protein: protein MKNQFFTKQLLAIASLMILTVSCNNDDNFTAAPSIKGAQQLKDTLTIGKALKLSSKLTDRNNVTYEWAVDGKVVGSDSTYVFKPETRGDFKVTMTAKNDGGKTSLTYNVLALGTYENGFFMINEGWYGHGTGTVGFYRYDTKTIEDSVFVKANPGKDLKPESSTLEFGTIFNKKLFLVSKVGGPVVVTDAYTLKEEKRIPAQGGNDWRAVVGIDQNQALLTSGNGIYKLNLNTMALNGQVAGVTGQVGDIVKVGNYVFALSASQGVIVLNASTFAVVKTIPAMVLGFAVTDDKKVWAAGGTNLISIDSGTLTVTEIPLGFQAYGSWGAWHPGSITAAQNNVFIAKNGSWSGGKQVYKYTGTTASLATPFITLTQSNILYGSGIGYDRLKNTLVVNTVNEGFGANFAINNLYLFNADSGVKTGTVSFSGYYFPAVSVFQQ, encoded by the coding sequence ATGAAAAACCAATTTTTTACCAAGCAGTTACTTGCAATTGCTTCTTTAATGATCCTAACAGTTTCGTGTAATAATGACGACAATTTTACAGCAGCTCCGTCAATAAAAGGCGCACAACAATTAAAAGACACTTTAACTATTGGTAAAGCCCTAAAGTTAAGTTCGAAGTTAACAGATAGAAATAATGTTACTTACGAATGGGCTGTAGACGGAAAAGTTGTAGGATCTGATTCTACTTATGTTTTTAAACCAGAAACAAGAGGTGATTTTAAAGTTACAATGACAGCCAAAAATGATGGAGGAAAAACGTCTCTAACCTATAATGTTCTTGCATTAGGAACTTATGAAAATGGTTTTTTCATGATCAACGAAGGTTGGTACGGACACGGAACAGGAACAGTTGGGTTTTATAGATATGATACAAAAACTATTGAAGACAGTGTTTTTGTAAAAGCAAATCCAGGTAAAGATTTAAAACCAGAATCGTCTACATTAGAATTTGGAACGATCTTTAACAAAAAACTATTCTTAGTTTCTAAAGTTGGCGGACCAGTTGTTGTTACAGATGCGTACACACTTAAAGAAGAAAAAAGAATTCCAGCTCAAGGCGGAAACGATTGGCGTGCAGTAGTTGGTATTGATCAAAATCAAGCATTATTGACCTCTGGTAATGGTATATATAAGCTTAATCTGAATACAATGGCATTAAACGGACAAGTTGCTGGTGTTACAGGTCAGGTTGGAGATATTGTTAAAGTTGGTAATTATGTTTTTGCATTATCTGCTTCACAAGGAGTTATTGTTCTTAATGCTTCAACATTTGCAGTTGTAAAAACGATTCCGGCTATGGTTTTAGGATTTGCCGTTACGGATGATAAAAAAGTTTGGGCAGCGGGAGGTACAAACCTTATAAGTATAGATTCAGGTACGCTTACGGTAACAGAAATTCCGTTAGGTTTTCAAGCTTATGGAAGCTGGGGAGCATGGCATCCGGGATCTATTACGGCAGCCCAAAACAATGTTTTTATTGCTAAAAACGGAAGTTGGAGTGGTGGTAAACAAGTTTATAAATATACTGGTACGACCGCATCTTTGGCTACACCTTTTATTACTTTAACACAATCAAATATATTATATGGTTCAGGAATTGGTTACGATCGTCTGAAAAATACTTTGGTTGTAAATACAGTAAATGAAGGATTTGGAGCAAATTTCGCAATCAATAATCTTTACTTATTCAATGCTGATTCTGGTGTTAAAACTGGTACAGTAAGTTTCTCAGGATATTATTTCCC
- a CDS encoding SusE domain-containing protein: MKKLTFLLLGLLAFTITSCSDDDPDIIVNGKEKITTLPVLDALPAPAEYVVQKDVNETTEAGTFKWSAATLEYNGAVSYYIQMAPAGSDFSTAVDVFPASVSTTTKSFTFGDLNNALTRLNASLVANGKTSLGFGALAQVEVRVKAIAEKSLSIGYSLTQLMKINAYENIVVVTPELFLVGAPQASYGGSAWDEKHGIALKYIGDGTTKLFEAYVKVNVGEGFKFTGDGKTWDNGNYGTDGGVAAISGGQEFALTNSGGSSDLKVAEADGAGLYYVRVDMDAMKVKVIKMQWGVIGAATAGGWNDESAMGYDFASNTWSYAGSDITAGEMKFRSKNTGNFINGVNGAGGEWTFNVGDLLFVGDGGTGKNFVITAGAKPKLVVNFDGTAVVTGL, encoded by the coding sequence ATGAAAAAATTAACTTTTTTATTACTAGGACTACTTGCATTTACTATAACATCATGTAGTGATGACGATCCGGATATCATTGTAAATGGTAAAGAGAAAATAACAACATTACCAGTTTTGGATGCATTACCTGCTCCAGCTGAATACGTTGTTCAAAAAGACGTAAATGAAACTACAGAAGCAGGAACTTTTAAATGGTCAGCTGCAACTTTAGAGTACAATGGAGCTGTTAGTTATTACATTCAGATGGCACCTGCAGGAAGCGATTTCTCTACTGCAGTAGATGTATTTCCTGCAAGCGTTTCAACTACTACAAAAAGCTTTACGTTTGGAGATTTAAACAATGCTTTAACAAGATTAAATGCTTCACTTGTTGCAAATGGTAAAACTTCATTAGGATTTGGGGCTCTTGCTCAAGTTGAAGTTAGAGTAAAAGCAATCGCTGAAAAATCTTTATCAATAGGATATTCTTTAACTCAATTAATGAAAATCAATGCTTATGAGAATATCGTTGTTGTAACGCCAGAATTATTTTTAGTTGGTGCGCCACAAGCTTCTTATGGAGGATCTGCTTGGGATGAAAAACATGGTATTGCATTAAAATACATTGGTGACGGAACAACAAAACTTTTTGAAGCTTACGTAAAAGTAAATGTTGGAGAAGGTTTCAAATTTACTGGAGACGGAAAAACTTGGGATAATGGTAACTATGGTACTGACGGAGGTGTTGCAGCTATTTCAGGAGGACAAGAGTTTGCTTTAACTAATTCAGGAGGAAGCAGTGATCTTAAAGTTGCTGAAGCTGACGGTGCTGGATTGTACTATGTACGTGTTGACATGGATGCAATGAAAGTTAAAGTTATAAAAATGCAATGGGGAGTTATTGGTGCTGCTACTGCAGGAGGATGGAATGACGAAAGTGCAATGGGTTATGATTTTGCATCTAACACATGGTCATATGCAGGAAGTGATATTACTGCTGGAGAAATGAAATTCAGATCTAAAAACACAGGTAACTTCATTAATGGAGTAAATGGAGCAGGTGGAGAATGGACATTCAATGTTGGTGATTTACTTTTTGTTGGTGATGGTGGTACAGGTAAAAACTTTGTAATTACTGCTGGTGCTAAACCAAAATTAGTAGTTAATTTTGATGGAACTGCTGTTGTTACGGGATTGTAA
- a CDS encoding alpha-amylase family glycosyl hydrolase — MKKTLLLFFLLLSAITFAQQQTVTYSVSPSTFEETTAITITINGNSVNESTWGVTDHSLYLWAWAFDTNDTTQKGTPNNGGWDASSDASKFTYNSASDTYTKTITPTTYYNVTGIGKIGFLVKAKNGTGDKKSQDILVEVGSFQVTLTAPTENSTTILASGASFNIAATNTNGVASYSLKANGTVINTNASTSSYSYTATNITANQSYELIATQGTTTISKKFSVVVNPNTVSENMPAGLVDGINYNASDATKATLVLDAPLKDFVYIAGSFNNWQPSSAYAMKKDPTSGKFWLELTGLVSGVNNTYQYWVVESTPIANSPSLVKTADPYSTLVLSPSDDSGIPAASYPNRPAYPAGQNFEVTVLKTGQTPYNWKVTNFTKPAKEKLVVYEVLVRDFDANKNYQSLIDRIDYFKNLKINAIELMPVMEFEGNESWGYNTSFHMALDKFYGTSDKLKEFIDLCHENGIAVILDVALNHAFGRNPMVRMWMNDPDGDGYGSPTAENPYFNTVAKHSYSVGEDFNHQSLKTQNYVDRVIKQWIEEYKIDGFRWDLTKGFTQACTASDETCTNAYQQDRVDILKKYADYSWSLDPTHYTIFEHLGTDAEEKEWANYRVTETPSKGVMMWGKMTNQYNQLSMGYATSSDISRMASSSRGFTANRLMGYAESHDEERLMYKNVQYGASSGSYNVKTLNTALSRMSAIGAVSLLVPGPKMIWHFGELGWDSSIFTCNNNTVNTDTDAAAGDCKLDTKPQPQWVNNWLGNTNRSKIYNDWAKMINLKITEPVFLGTSTISSPNSLSINIKIKNDNLTSAQLKDVVILANFDLTAKNVATGFPYAGNWVNLMDNTTIAVTDVNATISIPAGEYRIYGNKQANLAIEDFEKGNVVSLYPNPVANYFTLDIATTKVQVYAVSGQLVKSFTTNGDLDFQFGVSDLKTGIYIVKAFDENDNVRVAKFIKK; from the coding sequence ATGAAAAAAACTTTACTTTTATTTTTCCTTTTGTTATCAGCAATTACATTTGCGCAACAACAAACGGTTACTTACAGTGTAAGTCCATCAACTTTTGAAGAAACTACTGCAATTACCATTACAATTAATGGAAACAGTGTTAATGAAAGTACTTGGGGAGTTACAGATCACTCACTTTATCTGTGGGCGTGGGCTTTTGATACCAATGATACAACTCAAAAAGGTACTCCAAATAATGGTGGTTGGGATGCATCAAGCGATGCAAGTAAATTTACATACAACTCAGCTTCGGATACTTATACTAAAACAATTACGCCAACAACTTATTATAATGTAACAGGAATTGGTAAAATTGGTTTTTTGGTTAAAGCAAAAAACGGAACCGGTGATAAAAAATCACAAGATATTCTTGTTGAAGTAGGATCTTTTCAGGTAACATTAACGGCTCCAACAGAAAATAGTACTACAATTTTAGCTTCGGGAGCAAGTTTTAATATTGCTGCAACAAATACAAACGGAGTTGCAAGTTATTCATTGAAAGCTAACGGAACTGTAATCAATACAAATGCAAGTACATCAAGTTATTCTTATACTGCGACTAATATTACAGCCAATCAAAGTTATGAGTTAATTGCAACTCAGGGAACAACGACAATCTCTAAAAAGTTTTCGGTTGTTGTAAATCCAAATACGGTTTCAGAAAATATGCCTGCGGGTTTAGTTGACGGAATTAACTATAATGCTTCTGATGCTACAAAAGCAACTTTGGTTCTTGATGCACCTTTAAAAGACTTTGTTTACATTGCAGGAAGTTTTAATAATTGGCAGCCTTCATCGGCGTATGCCATGAAAAAAGACCCAACTTCAGGGAAATTCTGGTTAGAATTAACAGGTTTAGTTTCCGGCGTAAATAATACATATCAATATTGGGTAGTTGAATCTACTCCAATTGCAAATTCACCTTCATTGGTAAAAACTGCAGATCCATATTCAACTTTAGTTTTGTCTCCTTCTGATGATTCTGGGATTCCTGCAGCTTCATATCCAAATAGACCGGCTTATCCGGCAGGACAAAATTTTGAAGTTACAGTTTTGAAAACAGGACAAACTCCATACAATTGGAAAGTGACCAATTTTACAAAACCTGCTAAAGAAAAATTAGTAGTTTATGAAGTTTTGGTTCGTGATTTTGATGCTAATAAAAATTATCAAAGTCTGATTGACAGAATCGATTATTTTAAAAATCTTAAAATAAATGCAATCGAATTAATGCCGGTTATGGAGTTTGAAGGCAATGAAAGCTGGGGTTACAATACTTCATTTCATATGGCTTTGGATAAATTTTACGGAACTTCAGATAAGTTAAAAGAGTTTATCGATTTATGTCATGAAAACGGAATTGCGGTGATTCTTGACGTTGCTTTAAATCACGCTTTTGGCCGTAATCCTATGGTTAGAATGTGGATGAATGATCCTGATGGAGATGGTTATGGTTCGCCAACAGCTGAGAATCCTTATTTTAATACCGTTGCAAAACACAGTTATAGTGTTGGAGAAGATTTTAATCACCAATCACTAAAAACACAAAATTATGTAGATCGAGTAATCAAACAATGGATTGAAGAATACAAAATTGATGGTTTCCGTTGGGATTTAACCAAAGGATTTACACAAGCTTGTACAGCTTCAGATGAAACTTGTACGAATGCATATCAACAAGACAGAGTAGATATCTTAAAGAAATATGCTGATTATTCCTGGAGTCTTGATCCTACACATTATACCATTTTTGAGCATTTAGGAACTGATGCCGAAGAGAAAGAATGGGCAAATTACAGAGTTACAGAAACGCCTAGTAAAGGAGTTATGATGTGGGGGAAAATGACAAATCAATACAATCAATTGTCAATGGGATATGCAACAAGTAGTGATATTTCGAGAATGGCAAGTTCTAGTCGTGGTTTCACTGCAAACAGATTAATGGGATATGCAGAAAGTCATGATGAAGAGCGTTTGATGTACAAAAATGTTCAATACGGAGCTTCAAGCGGATCTTATAACGTTAAAACATTAAATACAGCTTTGTCAAGAATGTCTGCAATTGGTGCCGTTTCATTATTAGTTCCTGGCCCAAAAATGATTTGGCATTTTGGAGAATTAGGTTGGGACAGTTCTATTTTTACTTGTAATAATAACACCGTAAATACAGATACTGATGCTGCTGCCGGAGATTGTAAATTAGATACAAAACCACAACCTCAATGGGTTAATAATTGGTTAGGAAACACGAATAGAAGCAAGATTTATAATGATTGGGCAAAAATGATTAATCTTAAAATCACAGAACCTGTATTTTTAGGAACTTCTACTATTTCAAGTCCAAATTCATTGAGTATCAATATCAAAATCAAGAATGATAATCTGACTTCTGCACAATTAAAAGACGTTGTGATTCTGGCTAATTTTGATCTTACAGCAAAAAATGTTGCAACAGGTTTTCCATATGCAGGAAATTGGGTTAACTTAATGGATAACACAACTATTGCTGTTACAGATGTAAATGCAACGATAAGTATTCCGGCTGGAGAATACAGAATTTACGGTAACAAACAAGCGAATTTAGCGATCGAAGATTTCGAAAAAGGAAATGTGGTTAGTTTGTATCCAAATCCGGTTGCTAACTACTTTACTTTAGATATTGCAACAACCAAAGTTCAGGTTTATGCAGTTTCTGGTCAATTGGTAAAAAGTTTTACAACAAACGGAGATTTAGATTTTCAATTTGGTGTAAGCGATTTAAAAACAGGAATATATATTGTAAAAGCTTTTGACGAGAACGATAATGTTCGAGTAGCAAAGTTTATTAAAAAATAA